The proteins below come from a single Demetria terragena DSM 11295 genomic window:
- a CDS encoding PucR family transcriptional regulator — MPGLPPGALSPRSWPDPTPVTRELTERLLPRAEELGVVLRDALLEKSAAYLGTDLVPPDELMRSCRDNMVRSLQTLSGQIPTDSDPFDAAYATARGRAEAGFPLEDLLQAYRIGAEVIWSAILAESRQRVPDSIDDLLDSAAQVMHLIDLMSVAAADAYRTRELELKRRHTERRQAILDGLLEGRAADPEFAAEAVQVLGLSDQARLVIVVVRHLEAHSHPPDSPADGLALSGLASEWRLRADHEVGLVTLNDAPMSLLLKRLRASVKGWVGVSDPFVGLADIATEFRMAQMVLASLPEETPTVATFADRLPEVLITGNRPVAVRIRERAFGPLLGLPADKRDPLLETIDRWFKNNRSTSDTAAEMHCHRNTIVYRLNRIEELTGCRLDNARDQLLLRLALMVR; from the coding sequence ATGCCTGGTCTGCCACCTGGCGCTCTCAGCCCTCGCTCCTGGCCCGATCCCACCCCCGTCACTCGCGAGCTGACCGAGCGCCTTCTCCCCCGCGCCGAGGAGCTCGGCGTTGTCCTGCGTGACGCCCTTCTCGAGAAGTCGGCGGCTTACCTCGGCACCGATCTTGTGCCGCCTGACGAACTGATGCGTTCGTGCCGCGACAACATGGTGCGTTCGCTGCAGACCTTGTCGGGCCAGATCCCTACCGACTCCGACCCGTTCGATGCGGCCTATGCGACCGCTCGCGGGCGAGCCGAGGCGGGCTTTCCGCTCGAGGACCTGCTCCAGGCCTATCGCATCGGCGCCGAGGTGATCTGGTCTGCGATCTTGGCCGAATCTCGCCAGCGCGTCCCTGACAGCATCGATGATCTCCTCGATAGCGCCGCGCAGGTCATGCACCTCATCGACCTGATGTCGGTCGCCGCGGCCGACGCCTATCGAACGCGTGAGTTGGAGCTGAAGAGACGTCACACCGAACGGCGTCAGGCCATCCTCGACGGGTTGCTCGAGGGCAGGGCGGCCGACCCGGAGTTCGCCGCCGAGGCCGTACAGGTCCTTGGCCTGAGCGATCAGGCCAGACTCGTCATCGTCGTGGTCCGCCACCTCGAGGCGCACTCTCATCCGCCAGACTCCCCCGCCGACGGCCTGGCTCTCAGCGGGCTCGCTTCAGAGTGGCGTCTCCGCGCTGATCACGAAGTGGGACTCGTCACGCTCAATGACGCGCCGATGTCGCTGCTCCTCAAGCGACTCCGAGCATCAGTCAAGGGGTGGGTCGGCGTGTCCGACCCGTTCGTCGGGCTGGCCGACATCGCCACCGAGTTCCGGATGGCACAGATGGTGTTGGCCAGCCTTCCGGAGGAGACCCCGACGGTTGCCACCTTCGCCGATCGGCTTCCAGAAGTGCTCATTACCGGCAATCGTCCAGTTGCTGTGCGCATTCGGGAGCGTGCTTTCGGGCCGCTTTTGGGCCTACCGGCCGACAAGCGAGATCCCCTTCTCGAGACGATCGATCGCTGGTTCAAGAACAATAGATCAACGTCCGACACGGCCGCTGAGATGCATTGCCATCGCAACACGATTGTCTACCGCCTCAACCGGATCGAAGAACTCACGGGGTGTCGGTTGGACAACGCTCGCGACCAGTTGTTGCTGCGCCTCGCGCTGATGGTGCGCTAA
- a CDS encoding GMC family oxidoreductase N-terminal domain-containing protein, whose amino-acid sequence MRDVIIIGAGGGGGVVAKELAAQGLDILVIEGGPRHAKPREQWSRLENDANNPIDGYLRVGPENRNKPAAYRELAQNSFLWQVSGVGGTTQHYFGNSPRAYPGVFEGYKGDDADMYDVDHRFPFSYEEMVPYFEWVETTLPVQTAAVGTKESVYLRGCETLGIPVQTTKTTLEASYRPQENAILQPSGNAGKTSDKNLLKYPQAKGCTFCGHCFQGCASPDKAPRNQVAKRSTDNSYVPMALTAESWTSGGKAIELITDASVTKLRTEKRDGDLTITGVTWLENESGAEHSEDAKVVVLAGGCVENPRLWFNSGLPNPNDWVGRGFTDHFLDWTFGVFDENVGSSKGPASAARCDYPGYGMNMNVGLMPGIEAFTMTFSDSGIRGQYKNGRGMTGPWDGSTGRLIGPELKEVLGQGVDHILNVVSIVDDDVAANNRVSLSALPADDNGAVPKVRLSNRERTPRSVRNREFLAKEAARLLKGAGAKKVYRMDFPALPLHVHSTMRMGSSDTNSVIDESGETRAVKGLFIGDSSALPNAVGGPNPTLTLQALATRTSEKIFQKYFGGDPWVRNGSPVISTDDRISKRLLELGLTV is encoded by the coding sequence ATGCGTGATGTCATTATCATCGGAGCAGGTGGCGGTGGAGGGGTAGTCGCCAAAGAACTAGCCGCCCAGGGCCTTGATATTTTGGTTATTGAAGGCGGACCCAGGCACGCGAAGCCGCGTGAGCAGTGGAGTCGCCTCGAGAACGATGCCAATAACCCGATTGATGGATATTTGCGGGTTGGTCCAGAGAACCGCAATAAGCCAGCGGCCTACCGCGAACTGGCACAGAACTCGTTTCTTTGGCAGGTTTCCGGAGTGGGCGGCACCACCCAGCATTATTTTGGGAACAGCCCGCGCGCCTATCCTGGCGTGTTCGAGGGGTACAAGGGTGACGACGCCGACATGTACGACGTTGACCACCGGTTCCCTTTCTCGTACGAGGAAATGGTCCCGTACTTCGAATGGGTGGAGACAACTCTTCCCGTTCAGACTGCGGCGGTCGGAACCAAAGAGTCGGTCTACCTGCGGGGTTGCGAGACGCTCGGCATTCCTGTGCAGACCACCAAGACGACTCTCGAGGCGTCCTATCGCCCCCAGGAAAATGCCATCCTGCAGCCGTCGGGCAATGCTGGCAAGACATCCGACAAGAACCTTCTGAAATATCCGCAGGCGAAGGGCTGCACATTCTGTGGTCACTGCTTCCAGGGCTGCGCAAGTCCGGACAAGGCACCACGCAACCAGGTCGCAAAACGCTCGACGGACAACAGTTATGTGCCGATGGCGCTGACTGCTGAGTCCTGGACGTCGGGCGGCAAGGCCATCGAGTTGATCACGGACGCCTCGGTCACCAAGCTGCGTACTGAGAAGCGTGACGGTGACTTGACGATCACCGGCGTGACCTGGTTGGAAAACGAATCTGGCGCAGAGCACAGCGAGGATGCCAAGGTCGTGGTGCTGGCCGGCGGTTGTGTGGAGAACCCGAGGTTGTGGTTCAACAGTGGTCTCCCCAACCCCAATGACTGGGTTGGTCGCGGCTTCACCGACCACTTCCTGGACTGGACCTTCGGAGTCTTTGACGAGAACGTGGGCAGTTCCAAGGGACCGGCGTCCGCAGCCCGGTGCGACTACCCCGGCTACGGAATGAACATGAACGTCGGCCTGATGCCCGGCATCGAGGCCTTCACGATGACGTTCTCCGACAGCGGTATTCGCGGGCAGTACAAGAACGGTCGAGGTATGACCGGACCGTGGGACGGCTCGACCGGCCGGCTGATCGGCCCGGAGTTGAAGGAAGTCCTCGGCCAGGGCGTTGACCACATCCTCAACGTGGTGAGCATCGTTGACGACGATGTCGCGGCCAACAACCGCGTCAGCCTGTCGGCGCTTCCTGCGGATGACAATGGTGCCGTTCCCAAGGTCCGATTGAGCAACCGTGAGCGGACGCCACGCAGCGTCCGCAACCGTGAGTTCCTGGCCAAGGAAGCGGCCCGTCTACTCAAGGGAGCGGGGGCCAAGAAGGTCTACCGGATGGACTTCCCGGCGCTTCCGCTGCACGTGCACTCCACGATGCGGATGGGCTCCTCTGACACCAACTCGGTGATCGACGAGTCTGGTGAAACCAGGGCGGTCAAGGGATTGTTTATCGGCGACAGCTCGGCCCTGCCGAATGCGGTAGGTGGACCGAACCCCACCCTGACGCTCCAGGCGTTGGCCACCCGGACCAGCGAAAAGATCTTCCAGAAGTACTTCGGCGGAGATCCCTGGGTTCGCAACGGCTCACCGGTGATTTCCACCGATGACCGCATCAGCAAACGCCTCCTCGAGCTGGGGCTCACCGTGTGA